In Candidatus Electrothrix scaldis, the genomic window CCTCTTTATCCTTGAAATCGGAGACCCCTTCAATCCCCAACGATCCCGCTTCCAATGGAAGAATCCCGGCAGGGAGGCAACCCATTGTCTGGAGTATATATGGGAACTTTTTGTACGTGTTATCCGGGAGCGTAATCCTAGCGTCCGGCTTGATGACTTTATGGCTTGAGCAGAGCGGCCTGATCTTCTTCCGACCGCACACTGCGATCCAACATGGCCCGTAAGCCCCCCTGCTCTGTCGGGGTAGAGCCAAAGACCTCCTGCCAGATATTCTCGCTCTCCATGCAGAAGTAGATGCAGGTCCGGGAATGGGCAAAGCGAGCCAGCTCATCAGCAATCAGCTTATACATCTCCACCCGCTGGCTCCTGAAATAGCGGGACTTGCCATCCAGGCCTTCCACAAACTCCTCATAGAAAAAGTTCGACTGCGGAAAGCGCTCAGCAGCAATAGACTGCAAGGAGGGCAGATAACGCAGAGCACCCAAGCTAATCCAGGCGATGCGGTCCGCAGGTACGGTGGCAAAGAGCTGCCTGATGGTTGCCCGGTAGCCTTCCTGCCACCCCTCATGCCAGATAATGGGATCAAAATGAAAGGCGAGCTGATAGCCCCAGTCCGCGCAACAAACTGCGGCGGCCAAGCGCTCTTCCAGACTGGCAGTCCGGATCTCTTCCTTTTCCATAATAGGAGGACTATTCAGGGACCAGGCCACCAAGGTGCGCCCGCCGTGGTCCAGCCCTTCCAGGTTGTCAATCACCACGGATTTTGACTTCAGCTCCAGCACCGCATTCTGCTTATCCCGCATATACTCCACCAGCAAGGGGCTGAAGCGGGTCAGGCTGTCCAGGGCCAGGCTGTCCGTGAACTCACCGGTCCCGATCCGGAGAAAGGTCTGCGGGTCCGCAGCAAAGGCGGCATCCAGCTCTCCGAACAGGTCTTCGATATTCACAAAGAAGCTGATCCAGGGATTATTGAGATAGGCCTGGAGAATGCAATACACGCAGTCCATCGGGCAGCCCATGCCAATATTCAGGACCTGATATTCGCAGCAGGTGTACTCACGGGTGGCAGGACAGGGCTTGAAAAAGCGCCCCCTGTTCTTACAAAGAAGCAGGTGATGCTTGCCCTGACTCAGGTTACCAGGATAGATTCCCCCAATCTCTGGGTGCTGGCGGTCCTCAATAACAGTGACTGGCAGCTTGCTCCGCTCCATGATCTCCTGGGCATAGGCATTCTGCCGACACTCCTCAGTGACATAGAGCTGGGTGATGTATTTTGCAGGGTCTCCGTAGGACATGATAATGGGGGGATGGGAGGATGGGGAGAAAACTTATAAGGTCCCGTCAGCCAGGCCCTTGGCCAGGACATTCTTAACATCATAGATCACTGCGCAGGAACGGGTGATACGCTTCAGTTCATCCTGATCAAAGCGGCTGAATTCCTGATGAGCCACCGCCAGCACCACGGCATCGTAGCGATTCTCTTCCAGGGTCTCGGTCATGGTCACACCATAATACTGCTGCGCCTCCTGGGAATCTGCCCAAGGATCATAAATCTCTACATCAGCCCCGTAGGTACTCAGCTCATCAATAATATCAGTCACTCGGGTATTGCGCAGGTCAGGGCAGTTTTCTTTAAAGGTCAGACCAAGGACCAGGATCTTGGCATCCGCCACATGAATCCGCTTCATCAGCATCAGCTTCACTACCTCTGAGGCGATATAGCGGCCCATATTATCGTTGAGCCGCCGGCCAGCCAGAATCATCTCTGGATGATAGCCTACCTGCTGGGCCTTATGGGTGAGATAATAGGGGTCCACGCCTATGCAATGCCCACCCACCAGGCCGGGCCGAAAGGGCAGGAAATTCCACTTGGTGCCAGCAGCTTCCAGGACATCCAGGGTATTAATGCCCAGGCGATTGAAGATCAGGGCCAACTCATTCACCAGGGCAATATTAACATCACGCTGGGTGTTCTCTATGACCTTGGCCGCCTCAGCCACCCGGATACTGGTGGCCTTAAAGGTGCCTGCTGTGATAATAGTCTGATACAGTTGATCAACAAAATCAGCAATCTTTGACGTAGAACCGGAGGTCACCTTGACTATGGTGGGGAGGCGGTGTTCATGGTCACCAGGATTGATCCGCTCCGGGCTGTAGCCAGCAAAGAAGTCCTTATTATAGATCAGGCCTGAGGCTTCCTCCAAAATCGGGATACAGACCTCTTCCGTCGCTCCCGGATAGACCGTTGATTCATAGATCACCACATCACCAGGCTTCAGGACCAGCGCCACCGTGTGCGAAGCCCCTTGCAGCGGACGGAGATCAGGTTGCTTGCTCGCATCAATAGGCGTGGGCACGGCAATAATAAAGACATTGCAGGTCCGCAGATCCTCTATCTGGGAGGTAAACTGGAGATCCTGGGCCCTGGCCAGCTCTTCCGAGCTTACCTCGCGGGTGACATCAAGCCCCTGCCGCAACTCAGCAATCCGCTCTTCTTTCAGATCAAAACCAACACAGGGGATCTGCTTACTGAACTCCACAGCCAAGGGGAGACCAACATAACCGAGGCCGATGACAGCTAATTTTGTTGAGTGAATATCAGGCATGATTTTTTCTCGGATTCAAGGAAGATAGCAGAATATCAGATCATTTAGATTTCCGACCTTGGTGCCCACCGCTAAAGCAGTGGGCTATGTTCGACCGGCCCCTCCGGGGCGACAGGAAGATAACGTCCTGCAAGGACTGTCGAAAATAGCCCGGTCTTTCAAGGTCGATACCTGGAAAGTTCATTTTATCCCGGTTGACGGCATACCTCATACTCCCCTCCTGATATCAGGCCAAATTCGGGTATGTAGTTGTAATTGTAACCTGACCGAAAGCTGCGCCTGCAGGATCAACTCTGCAAGGACATCAGGAGCCAAGCGATCTGCAACAGGAGAAAAAAGGACCGGCACCAGCTCGGTCAGCTTATATTGCCGGACAATATCTACAGCCCAAACAACATCCTCGGGAGAACAGAGGACAAACTTGACCTCATCGCGACTCCTCCCCTGTTGGCGTTGTTCCAATAGGGCAAGGTTGGGCCAGTAATTTCGCTCTGCCATCCCGGAACCTGGGGTTTTCACATCCAGGATAATACCCACTTCCGGTGGCACCCGTTCAATACTTAGGCTGCCACTGGTCTCCAGCAGGACCTCACGGCCCTCTGCCACCAGCTGCTCCATGAGCGGATACACCGCCTCCTGCAACAAGGGCTCACCACCGGTAAGCTCCACCATCGCTCCGGGAAAATCCTTGAGCCAGGAACGAACCTCGCCAGTGCTCATCTCCTTACCCTCTTCCTCCCAGGTATAACGGGAGTCGCAATAAGAGCAACGCAGATTGCACACGCAAAGGCGGACAAAAGCACAGGGAAGCCCGGCCCGGGTGGATTCACCCTGGATGGAGTAAAACAGCTCGGAAACGAGTAATGAACCGGAATCAGGCACCGTAGTAGATCACACCGCTGGAGTCGGTCTCCCGAACCTGCACGGAATAGAGGGAATAACGATCGGTCTTTAAGACCTCAGTAAGTTCTGTAAACAAGAAAGCAGCAATATGCTCGGAAGAGGGATTGCGTTCCTGAAAGGCGGGATGTTCGTTCAGGTCGCAGTGATCCAGCTCGTCAACCACTTTATTCACTTCTGATTTCAGTACCTTGAAATCTATACCCATGCCCAGCTCATCTAATTCCTGCACCCGGACAGTCACCTTGACCTTCCAGTTATGACCGTGGGGTTTTTCGCAATTCCCAGGGTAATTGCGCAAATGATGACCACCGGAAAAATGGGTCTTTATAAAAATATCATGCATAAAAAAATCCTTCTCGCTCGGCCCGCATCTCATGCAAAAAAATCATAAGTACAAAAGCGGGGTAAACTCAAAAAAAACCCGGAGCGTCCTGAGCAGACAGCTCCGGGTGAATATACAACTTCTGTGAAATATACTCCAATGAGGGCGTCAGGGGAAGACCTGATTTCTTTCGGAGCAAGCCTTGGCTTGCTCCTACTCCACAACCTGCTTTTCAAAGGCAGTAAGCTGTTCTTCCAGCTTCCACTGCATGGCCGCACGCTCACTTTTTTGCAGAAATCGTTTACAGGATGGAGAAAGACGGGTGGAACCGGCAACATCCTGAGCACAGGCGTTGCTTATCTTTTCATACCTGCTCTCCTCCTGCCAAAGACTTGCTCCGGGCAAAAAGCTATGCTCCATGCTGGCGCGGGTCATCTGCTTCAGCTCAGGATAGCCAAGTTTCTGGTGGGTAATAGCGCGGACAAACTCATCAGTGATATCGATGCGCAAGATACCTTCATCATCTGTGGCCAAGGCAGCCGGTACATCCTGGGCCAAATAGGTATTCAGGGGGTGCGAATGACCTGTTTTACCGAGCAGCGTGGCATTGGAGGTCAAACAAGCCTCTACCAGTACATCCTTATCGCGCATGGTCTTCATGAGTTCTGCCGGGCTTTCCTCATCCAGCACATCACAGCCGTGCCCGATCCGCTCGGCATGCCCCATTTCCACGGCATGACGGATATGGAATTTCAGGTGCCACTGTCCCTCCATGCTGTCCGGCAAAATCTCCGGGATCAACTCACCAGCATGCAAGGCGATTCGGACTGGTTTCTTTTGCTTATCTGCCTTATACAAACGATGGAGCACATCCAGGGAAAACATCTCATCGTCGTAATACTTGAGGGAATTTTCATGCTCTTCCGGCGCAACCAACTCCACTCCCATAACCCAGGGAGATTTTTGTGTCAACTCGTAACCATAGACCCATTGAGCAAAAACACTCCGACGATCCTTGGTCCGATTGGCGGACATGAGGAATCTAACCTCCACACCACAACCGGGATCAGGGCTTTCTGTCGAGCAGCCGAGCAATCCCCGAGCATCGCTGACCCATTTTTCCAGGCTCGCACTGGTATCAGCCAGAGTCTTTTGAAAGACCGGATCAACTATAAGCTCCTGACGTTTTTCCAACAGCATGGCCTCTGTCCAAGGATCATCAGGCTGAATATACTTGGCAGCAAGTTTCCCCACCCGACTTGCATTAAAACCCCGCATCAGCTCTACGTAGACCTGATTATTTTTCCCGGTGATGGACAGCACATCTGCCAAGCTATCGTCAGAGCGTTCATCAGAGATGACGGCATCGAATTTACCAAAGGCATCAAAGAAATGCTGGTGGGCTTCCAACATACTGCCTTGAAAATTCTCCATAGACCATGCCTCCAGGATCTTCTGCTGGAGGGCTGAATCGGACATGGCCTCTTGCATGGGCACAGCCTTATCTACACATGGCGGAGGCTCGGCTTTCCAACTCTCTTGATTGATACAAAGACCATCAGCAGCACCCCATTCAATCAACCGTTCTGTGGTAACAGCACCGGAAAGATGATTATGAAGATCAGCCCCCTTAGGCATGGGCAGGAGGAATTCCCGCAATTTTTCAGGATCATTTTTCAAAGAACGCAACTTCCAATCCACCAGCATCTCCCGATACGAGGGATCATCCGTGTTCGGAGAAAATACAGCCTTACCCTGCTGTTCAACGCTTTCAACCGGAGCCTGTGCCTTATCATCACTTGGGCCTGGAGTATGGGCAGGCAGAGTGCAGCTCTGAAGGGCCAAACTTATCCCCAGCATAAAAAGCCAAGATGTCCTTTTCATAGTTTCCTCACTCGTAATATATTATTAATCGTTGCTGATTCTATATGGAACGTTTATGAAACACAAGGAGATTGCAGAATATTTTGTTTTTCATGATCATCACAGGTCTCTTTTCCCTGAGGCTTAGAGTAAAATAATTTTGCCTGTGCCTTGTCGAAAAGAAAGAACAAAAGAGCAAGAGTTTCAGTAGCTGACTTGCTTGCAACCTGCTAGAGTGTCCCAAGATGTGAAATAAAGCCGTTCGGTGAAAAGCAAATTTCTTGGTATTCTCTCAGTTCTCTCCCTGGTATCCTTTCAAAAGAACTGACTTTAACCAGATCCTACATAATATCTACCTGGAGATCTCAGATGGCACAAACATATATGACACGGTTTATTATCATGGCGATCCTGCTGCTTCACTGTGTATCCGGCAACGAGTTAAACGCCGAGGAGCTTGAGGGGCCGCAGCCTCAGGTGCAGCAAGCCGATAAAATCCGGGTTATCTATTATACTGAGGGGCCGCATGCCATCTCTTTAGAGGACAAGAACCTCAACAGCGTCCCCGATCAGGCTGAAGACATTCTTACCCAGACGATGGCCGCCTATTATCTTTTTGTCGAAACCCTGGGTTTTCCAGCCCCCTTGCAGAGCATACATTTCCACCCAGCAAAATTTCTTGATATCATCATATGTTCCCAAGAACTCCCTCTTGCGGAAGGCGGCCTTGAGGGGCTACCCGGAAAGGCCTTTGCCCAGCCCCTCCCCTCCCAGGCTCCGGGAGACCCAGCTGACACCCTCAGTATCGTTCTCAAAATCTCCTCAGCAATCAATGCAGAAGAGGATCAGACACCTGCCCGTGAATTTTTTCACCTCATCCAATACGGGACCACCTTTTTTAAGAATAAATGGTTTACAGAAGGTACCTCTCGCTGGGCTGAATATGGTCTACGCAATGAAAACCCGGAAGAATCCTCCCCTACCCCTGCAATCTGGCCCTTATCTGACGAGCAGACAACCGCCCTTTTCGAGATGGAAGAGCAGGCTGCAGAGAATTTCTGGACCCCCTTGGCAGCCAAAATGAACAATCGGGGTGTTATTCCTTTCACCCCGGCCCTTTATAAAATCATGCCCTTGTTATACAGCAATAAACAACCTGTTTTTAAGAGTATGCGTTTTCCTGGCTGGATGTTTATCCGCGACGTCCTGATTGAGCTGGGCAGGACCGACGATATTGCCCTGCGGGAGCTGGG contains:
- a CDS encoding radical SAM protein translates to MPDSGSLLVSELFYSIQGESTRAGLPCAFVRLCVCNLRCSYCDSRYTWEEEGKEMSTGEVRSWLKDFPGAMVELTGGEPLLQEAVYPLMEQLVAEGREVLLETSGSLSIERVPPEVGIILDVKTPGSGMAERNYWPNLALLEQRQQGRSRDEVKFVLCSPEDVVWAVDIVRQYKLTELVPVLFSPVADRLAPDVLAELILQAQLSVRLQLQLHTRIWPDIRRGV
- the queD gene encoding 6-carboxytetrahydropterin synthase QueD gives rise to the protein MHDIFIKTHFSGGHHLRNYPGNCEKPHGHNWKVKVTVRVQELDELGMGIDFKVLKSEVNKVVDELDHCDLNEHPAFQERNPSSEHIAAFLFTELTEVLKTDRYSLYSVQVRETDSSGVIYYGA
- the tviB gene encoding Vi polysaccharide biosynthesis UDP-N-acetylglucosamine C-6 dehydrogenase TviB: MPDIHSTKLAVIGLGYVGLPLAVEFSKQIPCVGFDLKEERIAELRQGLDVTREVSSEELARAQDLQFTSQIEDLRTCNVFIIAVPTPIDASKQPDLRPLQGASHTVALVLKPGDVVIYESTVYPGATEEVCIPILEEASGLIYNKDFFAGYSPERINPGDHEHRLPTIVKVTSGSTSKIADFVDQLYQTIITAGTFKATSIRVAEAAKVIENTQRDVNIALVNELALIFNRLGINTLDVLEAAGTKWNFLPFRPGLVGGHCIGVDPYYLTHKAQQVGYHPEMILAGRRLNDNMGRYIASEVVKLMLMKRIHVADAKILVLGLTFKENCPDLRNTRVTDIIDELSTYGADVEIYDPWADSQEAQQYYGVTMTETLEENRYDAVVLAVAHQEFSRFDQDELKRITRSCAVIYDVKNVLAKGLADGTL
- a CDS encoding DNA photolyase, which translates into the protein MSYGDPAKYITQLYVTEECRQNAYAQEIMERSKLPVTVIEDRQHPEIGGIYPGNLSQGKHHLLLCKNRGRFFKPCPATREYTCCEYQVLNIGMGCPMDCVYCILQAYLNNPWISFFVNIEDLFGELDAAFAADPQTFLRIGTGEFTDSLALDSLTRFSPLLVEYMRDKQNAVLELKSKSVVIDNLEGLDHGGRTLVAWSLNSPPIMEKEEIRTASLEERLAAAVCCADWGYQLAFHFDPIIWHEGWQEGYRATIRQLFATVPADRIAWISLGALRYLPSLQSIAAERFPQSNFFYEEFVEGLDGKSRYFRSQRVEMYKLIADELARFAHSRTCIYFCMESENIWQEVFGSTPTEQGGLRAMLDRSVRSEEDQAALLKP